The Oncorhynchus clarkii lewisi isolate Uvic-CL-2024 chromosome 12, UVic_Ocla_1.0, whole genome shotgun sequence genome segment ATCATCAATTAAAGGAACATAATGTTTAAAAGTAGCCTTTCCATGTCGCTTAGCTAgctttttatatacagtacactaaAACCTCATGTACAGTATCATGACGTAGCCCTTTCTGGGTGTAGATCATGACGAGCTGATTATGACAAAATggaatgaactttgaactcttattcactaaagaagaagTTGTACATCCTAGAAGTCAAGTTATCAGCTGCAGCTGTAAACGTTCGTGTCCTAGGAAAGGAGACAATCTCTTCAGAACAACAGGGTAATACAACATATCTGCTCTACCACACGACGACAGGGTTACTACGACCAGAaatattcttcaaaggacaagggCGATCTCTACTGGGAAAACCAGCCTTCCATCTTCGACCCATctatcgaagcgcagctcagtgTAAATATTTCGTCTAACATTTTCCTTTTCCGAAAGGGCGGTTATTAggatgcataagattctgtatttacgatagcacagatTCACAAGCTGCAATAGAGACCCAGTCATTTTGTTCcccagtcttcccgctctttcattccAACCCTAAcaccctttctttgtgtaaccagccgtcatatcggtttcttccgctagggacgttttcttttatgacatgattagtaatcaatgtataatccatcctgtgtatatgtaattctgtgtgattattttggtattaagtaaataaataattaagccaattttttgtattgctgattcaacttgacGATAACCAAGAATTTGAcgatgttcagatgagactgaataaggtgacgattaataattgactgctattgatataaaagatcATCAGATCTTTAAGAGTGTTTTGGGGAGATAGTAGCTCTATATAAACTAATTATTCTGTGTtcccccgacttcctagttaattaaattgacatgattagtttaatcaggtaataataattacagagaattgatttgataaaatagcatTTAATTCCATAGCCAGAGACACGACAACAGATATCTACTAAGTGTGCATGGAGTACTGTTGACTACTCCATGTGAAAAATGAACAGTTTGTGAACACTCAGATGTAACACCTTATCTTGGAACCAACGTTTACTATGGGTACTTAATAActaatgtgtgtgtggtggacACATCTTAATTTATCCTAATATTGTCAACCATATTATTTCCTATATTGCACTGTGAAAGTGTgaaatgtatactgtatattgtctGTACAACACACCTTACTGTATCGTCCAGAAGAACATGGCTAAACACGATCATAACACTTGACATGGTTTATTACATGATGTATTTATGATTTACTTATCTAATCAATTCatattgttttattattattaaaaagcTGAATCTCCAGTTCATACAGAATAGGCTATTATCTAAAACAGGAATGAGTCATCTTCTCAGTTGTACAGGTCACACCCTTCATTATTAGAGCGGTCATCACACATTTTACCATTCAACATGAAGTACACCACAGACTCTGGACTGGGAAAGGTTCAGGATCCAGTTACTATCAACTGTTGTAAGAAAGATATTGATACAGAAAGAATAGTCCTACACATATCGTCTTTGAATATAGAATAGTCTAAGgcaggggtcttcaaccttttcTCGGCCAGGGACCCCCACCCAGGCAAACGGACAACCCAGGGACCCCCATCATATgtgaacaaaaaaacattttgatgtTTTCAGATgaatgtaagcatttcactgtaaggtctacagtgACCTTTagtttgtgtggttgtgtgtgagtCAGTTTGTGCGAGCGCATGTTAGCATCTCCCTTGATATCATGTGAAATGTGGAGATTTGAAACATTTGTTTCGAAAACTCAGGTGTCCTGCTTtattcggcgcatttgacaaattaaatttgatttgataatgggAATGAGAAGTAGCCtaatcaacattttaaagtaTATAGATTCAGTGGatggtttttcattattttgacatCCCCACGTTATAATTGTaagaggaagtgtaaactctaacataGCCTATTAGCAAGAAAAATGACTCCAAACACATTTTCACTAATAGCAGCTTTTTAGCTGGTTAAACAACGGTTTACCACATGTATGTAattcaaaatgtgtttattctgttgTTGCTAGCGATATCCataaaaacattgaaataaataaaaaatgttttatttttgccAGACCCCAGGATGAATACCCCTGGTCTAAAGAATCAAGCCTTAAATATTATAATAAATCATATTAACATGTAAGGGTGAGTTCTGTTGCTATGACTTTGCAATGGCTGTGGAAAAACTGGCTAAAATAATATACATCAAGGCTCAGATATTGCATGAATATTGTCTTCCACTCAcaccttaaaggcccagtgcagccaAAACTGTGATTTTTGTCTTTTATATATATtcccacactatgaggttggaataatattgtgaaactGTGAAAACTATGATAatgtccttttagtgtaagagctgttttaaAAGaacgcctgaaatttcagcctgttttggtgggatggagttttggtctgactggtgacatcaccaggtggtaattTAATTAGTTTTTCTACTAGCAGAGCAGGAGGAAAGTAAAAGGGTGTAATGTCCACACCTATAGAAGAGAGCTTCAGTAGCGGCCTCCAGGAGACAGGATAGAGGGCCTCATGCCCATGGTTGGTGGCGAGAGTGGGCTAAGTTGTTCCAAAGTTTTAGTTGAGCCACCCTTTTTTTCTGGGAAACCATGTGCATATATCTCGTCATAATTTCacggagtctgtgaaggaagataccacatggaaaaagtggtaagcaagttaggtccaaaaaCAGATTTTCAAAAAGTCGAATTAATTTAATGTGTTAGAGGCTTCATGACGCTTGTATCTAATTCAAAGTATATCGTTTTAAGACAGTTTTATACATCAGTTTATACATCTTTAAGCATCAATCTGAGGTCGTAAACCTaacatgaaagtgcatccttgtaacTGTGTGGGCTATTATAGTCAAAATGGTTGCTTTGGAGTAAATTGTGCCATTTGGCCAGGGGCAAGTTGAGCCAATGCCTCAACATAACCCATACAAATGATGAAACATGTTGTTAGTAATATGAATAGTATTTTTGTCATTTGTTATACATATGAACTCAAGATGCAAGTGCATTTTTCAAAGGTGGTGATAATATTTCATACAGTACAGCATTTTGTAGATGTATACCGTCTTACCCCAAGGCGGCTCAATGCTCAATTTATCCATACCCCAGGTAACTTGTGCAAAGAGACCACTTTTTTTGACAAGCTATATTTTctaaactgtaatgtttacatgaattctgattatgtccagggatacacaacatcctgaaagacatcaaaactataaaacaaatcaaaatatattctatatttgagattctgcaaagtagccacccgttgccttgatgacagctttgcacactcttgggattctctcaaccagcttcatgaggaatgcttttccaacagtcttgaaggagttcccacatatgctgagcaattgttggctggttttccttcactctgcggtcctaaaccatctcaattgggttgaggtcaggtagttgtgcaggccaggtcatctgatgcagcaaaccatcactctccttcttggtcaaatagcccttacacagcctggaggtgtgttttgggtcattgtcctgttgaaaaacaaatgatagtcctactaagcgcaaaccagatggatggcgtatcgctgcacaATGATGTGGTgatcatgctggttaagtgtgcctttaattctaaataaatcacagacagtgtcaccagcaaagcaccatcacaccccctcttccatgcttcatggtgggaaccacacatgcagagatcatctgttcacctactctgcgtctcacaaagacacagtggttggaaccaaaaatctcatatttggactcatcagaccaaaggacagatttctaccggtctaatgtccattacctgtgtttcttggtccaagcaagtctcttcttattattgatgtcctttagtagaggtttctttgcagaaattcgaccatgaagacctgattcacgcctCCTCTgacagttgatgttaagatgtgtctgttacttgaactctgtgaagcatttatttgggctgcaatctgaggtacagctaattctaatgaacttatcctctggagcagaggtaactctgggtcttcttttcctgtggcggtcctcatgagagccagtttcatcatagcgcttgatggtttttgcgactgcacttgaagaaactttcaaagttcttgaaatgttccgtattgactgatcttcatgtcttaatgtaatgatggactgccgtttctctttgcttattttagctgttcttgccataatatggacttggtcttttaccaaatagggctatcttctgtataccacccctaccttgttacaacacaactgattggctcaaatgcattaagggaaagaatttccacaaattaacttttaacaaggcacacctgttaattgaaatgcactacctcataaagctggttgagaggatgccaagagtttgcaaagctgtcatcaagggaaagggtggctactttgaagaatctcaaatataaaatacattttgatttgttaacactttttttggttactacatgattccatatgtgttatttcatagtttagacatcttcactattattctacaatgtaggaaacagtacaaataaagaaaacccttgaatcagtagttgtgtccaaacttttgactggtactgtacactaccggtcaaaagttttagaacacctactcattcaagggttggaaccaaacatctccaatTTAGACTCCAAGACCAAAATACAAATTTCCAACGATCCAATGTCCTAGGAAAATTATTAGCTAATAACACCCTTTTAACATGTCATACATTTGAGAATTATTTAGTGTGTCTGAATAAAAAGTGTCATCGGTGTTTCTCATTAATCATATCACTTTAGTAAATTATTAAGTTAATGACCTTAGATTTGAGCATCTCTGGCCTCCATTTAAGAAAATCCTCAATTACCTAAAATGTGTCATTGGTGTTACCGTCATTGGTGTTACTACTCCTACTGGAGGTATAATGTTATCATAATGGTAAAACATTTAAAGTCATCAAGCTGACATATTAGTTGATTTAGAATGGGAAGATGTGCCCAATCacatttaaatcaaataaaatcaaagtttatttgtcacgtccgctgaatacaaccttacagtgaaatgcttacttacaggctctaaccaatagtgcaaaaaatattttaggtgaacaataggtaggtaaagaaataaaacaacagtaaaaagacaggctatatacagtagcgaggctataaaagtagtgaggctacatgcagacagcggttagtcaggctgattgaggtagtatgtacatgtagatatggttaaagtgactatgcatatatgatgaacagagagtagcagtagtgtaataGAGGGGTTTgttacattgagggagaggttgttattctggcaccacctggccaggtctctgacttcctccctacaggctgcttcgtcgttgtcggtgatcaggctgttgtgtcgtctgcaaacttaatgatggtgttggagtcgtgcctcgccatgcagtcatgggtgaacagggagtacaggtggggactgagcatgcacccctgggagctccagtgttgaggatcagcatggcagatgtgttgctacctaccctcaccacctgggggcgggccgggaagtccaggatccagttgcagagggaggtgtttagacaTTTATAGAAAAATGTCTTTCATTTTTTTCCCAAATTCCATGTCCAAAGCCACCACATTTCTAGATTGCCATGTGGCGAATGGACAGAATCCCATGTGAGCTCCTGGTTAGAATCCATTGGAGTGAAAGAGAAGTAGATTCTGAAACTGTACGAAGAGGAGGTTACAGGACCTGCACTGATGAGGCTGCAAAGAGAATATCTACGTGACACAATTGAAATGAAAGGTGGCCAAATCGAACTTCTGCTATCTAATCGTAATGATCTATCGAAGCCAAGACCACAGAAACTAAAAGCAGGCAGTAGCACACAGAGAGATACCAGAAATGTTGAATCCATTGCTGCATCCACACAAGTCAAAAGACAATGTTGAGAGTACCAGTGAAACAAGTGAAAATGAACAAACAGATGGCTCATCTTGTTCTCTAAGTAACTTCTGTGCATTTGATGAACATGACAAAGACTTCCGATATGTCAAGCACAGAGTGCTTCCACCAGAGACTGGAACTGAAAATATGATTGTTCCATGCCATGAATACAAATCACTGGAAATCGCCCACAAATTAAAACCACTGAAGCTTAGAGTCAAAGTCGCAAGTGAGGTAATCAGATTTGCTTGTGGGTGCATGAACATGCGAACCAATGGCACAATACACTTTGGGGTCATGGATAAGATTAAAGGCAGCTACAAGCATGGTGAAATCATCGGAATACCAGTTGAAAACCAAAGTGACTTTGTGGATGCATTGGACTACATTGAAAACTGCTTCAAGGATTTAAACCACCATTCTGATGCCAGGAAATGCATAAGGAATCCAACGTTTATTGAGGTAATTGACAAGGGGAGCAGTGGAGGAAACTGGATCATTGAATTTGATGTTGTCCCAAAGGCAAGAGTGGTGAAAGACCAACTCTACAGTGTTACTATTCCAAAGTTCAGCGAGAAAACTAACAAAGTAATCTATGAAGAGAAAGCACCATACCACAGAGTAGGGGCCAATACACCCTGCATACCTGGTGAAGACTTAGTTCGTTTCATTCAAGGACTGAAAGAGAAAGATCTACAGAGGGAAGAGGCAGAGTCTTCTACCAGTCAAACAGCTGTAGACACTAGGGAGGATCTTGGGAGAAAATTGTCAATTCTCTTGACCTGTGGAAAAAAGTACATGGATGACACCTTGTCATTCATCATTGTGACAAATAAGTTTCAAGAAGAACATCTGAAGACTATCAACTTCTTAGTGCACATGAAAATATTCGGTGTTTTTGACTTCGATCCAGACTCCAAAACATCTGGACTTTGTGGACAATATCGTGAGCACCATGCTGCTAACCTCCACTTTTTGCATGACTTTGCTATTGATCCTGGTCTAAGCACCACTGACTTCAAGAAGAGCTTACAGCTATTTGATCGGACAAGCTGGATATTCTGCAATGGGCGGAATCATTACCTTGGTGGAGAAGATCCTTGTGATGAAAAAACCTGGATCAGAACAAAGAAAAAACTACTGAAAAGGACTGTCTCTGTCATCTGCAATGAAATCCTTCCTAAAGGTTCATTTGTGGTGCTTTTCTTGCTCATGTCTCAGGTCGAACAGCCACTTGTTGATACATTTCATGAATTCTATGCAGAAATGAATGGCCATGAGGATTTGGCCGTCATTTCAGAGTCCAAAGAGAACTACAACAAGTGGTCAAGTCTCGCTCAAGCGTCTTGTGATTTGGAATCACTGGAACAAATTAGTATTGTTGGCATGCCAATGAGTCATGTAGATGCTACAATTCAAAGCATTCAGCTTTCCAATAAACAACTGAGTCGACGCTTACCTGTGTTCAACAAAGGTCTGTGCTTCCTGAAGCCTATAGATGAAGACACAATGCTTTCTCTGGACATAGTCAGTACTGATCAGTGTGAAGAAACAAACTTGGATGTAATGGGCAATGACCAAGTTAGTAACATTGAGAAGTATTTCTATCAAGGAGGGAAAATCAGCTGGATGCACTTGTGGCTTGCAGAAAAAGTGAAGTGTGAAGAGGTCATTCAGAGAGACGCATACAAAGAAACAACCAAGATTTTAGAGGCCATTTTACAGGATGATACAACAAAAAGGTCCATTCAGAGTGTCAACATATGTCACCAACCTGGCAGTGGTGGAAGCACAGTCGCACATCAGATCCTCTGGAACTGTCGAACCAAACTCCGGTGTGCAGTGGTTAAGCAATCATACCTAATTCAAACTGTATGTCAGCATTCAGTACGCCTGCGAGAATATGAAGAGAAAGACAAAAACCGTTGTCTCCCGGTGCTCTTGCTGCTGGATGACTGTAATGCAGAGTATATAGATGAGTTCAGACATGAATTACATAACGGAATTACAACCATGAAGATCAATtcttctgtattatgtttcatccTTCTTGTCTGCAAAAGATGCCACAACCCAGAAAAGATGAGCAGAACAATGCCTTCCCAGACAGTAGCAGTGACACACAAGCTGTCTAGCCAGGAGAAGATTCTGTTCAAAAAGAAACGTCAGGAACTGATTTTTGAACCAGAGTCCATTCTTGCTTTTGTACTCATGAGTGAGGAATACCAAAAGAGTTACATTGAGGACTTTGTGAAGAACCTACTGGAGGATATTGACCACTCATCTCTCACCACTCGCCTTATCAGATTTGTGGCCTTGCTGAACTGTTATGTTGCGAACTCCAGCATATCTGTGTCACATTGTGAGGCCTCCCTGGGCTTAGGTATTCAAATGGATCGTTTCCGTTACCATACATTTGTGAATTCTCTAAGTGAACAAGCTAAACTTGTTTTCATACACCTAAGAGAAAGTACAACACAAATCTCATCTATTAGAATCCATCCTCTTGTAGCAAAGGAAATTCTGAAACAGCTGTCTGCCATTCAGCCTCAAAGCTGTATCGCAAAGGCTCTTCTCTTAGATAAGGTGCTGATGGATCATAGGTTTGGTAGGGATGAATTTTTAAAGTTTATCCGAGATCTGCTCATCAGACGAAACAAAATAAGCAGAGGAGATCCCGACGACAGTTCTTTCTCTCCTTTAATTGAGCATGTCTGTACAGAGAAGGATGGCCTTCAAAAAGCAATTAAACTTTTAGAAGTAGCCTACACTTACTTTGGAAAGAATGCATTTGTAGCCCAGCAGCTTGCACGACTGCTTTACACAAACAAATTATTCATTGAAGCCCAGCACTGGGCGGAGGAAGCAAAAGCACAGCTGCCACATGACACTTTCATCCTTGATACGGAGGGGCAGGTGTACAAGAAGTGGTTTTATGAACAGCATGATGCTCTGGAGAAAGCTGAACTAAGGCCCGAAGAGGTCTCTGAAGCCATCGGTACAGCTCTGAAAGGAATTGCTGCCTTCCGTGCCTCTGAAAAAGCTCCAAAATCAGAGACAGTCAGTCTCAACAGCTCCTACTTTGGGGAAGTAGACGTTGGATGTCGGCTACTTCAACTCATATCATCAGTGAATGTTTTCTCAACAGAAGAAGGAAAGTCTGAACTAATGAGGTATTTACTCAGTGACAACATACCAGACGCTGTCAAAAAACCCTGGATGAAGTTCCATGGTCAGTTAAAAGGAATGCAGAAGAGTATTTACATTGCTCTTGAGTGCATTTCTGAAGATCTCAGTTACTATCGTACACATATaagtgaggaagaagaggagcttGACACAAGAGAACCTGAACAAGTGAGCAATCCAAGAAAATGGCTTACAAGGAAAAGTGCTGTTTATGCTGGATTTTTCTGTAATGTTGTTTCACATTTAGACAGTCCAGTGTCTGACTGCAGTGACACTGGAATGGTCTCTCCACTCAAAAGAAAAATGAACATTTACCAGCTGGGTGGTGGTAATGTCACAACCATACTCTCCCTGCTCTCTGATCAGAAGAATGAGAGATGTGGCAAAAAGCTAGAGGAGATAATTGCCATGTATCCAGAGAACCCCCAAAGGAATGACCTTGACCAAACAGAACTGATCAACTTCATTTTCTCTCAAATAGCTCTTGCTTGTGTTTTACCTGGTTCTTCAAAGCTGGTTGCGCTTACGAAACTTCAAGATCTGAGCATGAGATTTTACAGGGAAGGCAGCAGGTCAGCAAGTGCCTTCTTTTTGCTTTCAATCTTATTCTGGCCAGAGGATCCAAATGACAACCGTTGGAAGGAAGCTAGCTCTGCAAAATATGAAAAGGTCTTAATCTCAGCAATTGACGACCTTCAAAGACTATGTATGCTCAAAACAAAACCACGGAAAGGGAGAATAGTGACTCACTTCTTTTTTGGAAAGGCAAGGGGTCTGTACAAGATTGTTCATCGAAGTGCAATCGAAAAGCACATAAAGGGAACTCTCACAGAGAGAAGGCTcaagtggagaggtggagaggtgtggACAACCCCTGAGGTGGTGCGAATGCTGAAACGTGTTGAAGGATGGACGGAAAACGGGCAGCTCTTTGTGCGAGGCACTACCAAGGGAAGCAAGATCAGAGTCATCCCCTTGTATTCTGCCTCGTTACCAAATGCCAATGAAAACNNNNNNNNNNNNNNNNNNNNNNNNNNNNNNNNNNNNNNNNNNNNNNNNNNNNNNNNNNNNNNNNNNNNNNNNNNNNNNNNNNNNNNNNNNNNNNNNNNNNTAACAGGGCTAATAATGAccagaaggagacagggatacagtCCCCATTTTATTTCCCCACACCAAACAGGCACACACGCAAACTGGAATAGGGGAGCAAACTAGTGAtagtgtcacgcctgctcccgctcttccccccctgcagctcgagggcgccaggctccccatcattacgcacacctgccaccatcattacgcacacctgccttcccccccGTCACGCCCCAGGGCCAGAGAGAGGGTTTGAGTGAGGGTTCTGAGTAGTATTCATGGACAACTGTAAGGGTTTTCTACGGAGGGCCTGTAGCATTTTGCGTCACACCACTCTCCATTTTAACACAAGGGAAGTTTGAGGACAGAGGAATACAAAGTGGTGCTCTCCACTGTTACAGAGCAAATGTCCGGCAATCTGGTAACACTTCCTGGGATATGTTTTGGGATAGATAAGGAGCACACGGTCACACGTAAAATTAACAAAGCACTGTTGCCCCGGAAAAAGCAGGTTTGGGCCCGAGCATCAGTCATTTCCTTGAGAGGTGCAGTGTGAGACAGATTGATCTAAACAATAGATCCCTAACCAGACTGTTATTGTGCTATCTGCCTGGTCTTCTCCTCCATTGGTTCTGATGGAGATACATTCTGTAGTGTTATAGAGCTGTGAACGTGATACATATGTGATACAGGCGTCCAATGGAGGTTGTGCAGAACCTGGTGCAGAGTAACTGACCAGTGGTCAGACAATCCCCACAGACATGTATTCTAATGGAGGCTGGTGGGTGGAGCTAAATGAAACAGagtaaaacatgtggtttccatatgtttgatgtgtttcataccattccacgattccattccaaccattaccataagcccatcctcctatagctcctcccaccagcctccattgGAATACATGTCTGTGGTGATTTTCTGACCGCTGGTCAGTTACTATCTACAGGTCTGCTATCTTATAGTGTATTCCAGGTTTAAAAAGGTTTCTAAAGTTTTAattgccactttaaaatgtcttgTATCACCACTACAAAAGACTAGACTTCTAATAACCACTACAAAAAGGtacattcattataatccacacaataatttgCATTTCTCAGTAGCTgcagggtcaaattaagatcctacatctgtatcatAACGATCCAAATGCAGGGCAGAGGCGTTCTGCTGGAAACAAGCAGACGTGTGGTCATGATTATTCCATTCTTGTCAATGTGGAAGTGTAGGAGTAGATTCTGTCACCATCTTAACAGATGAACAACCCAGTGATGCCGCACACTGCAGTCTGAAACCTGGTGAGGAGCATGAATGTGCATAGTAGCCACAGGGGTTAGCATGGAGTGTGTGTTTCACGACCATCTGTTGCCTTCTTCTGCTGTGAACTTCTCACTTCTcacttaacagcactatcaacaaggtaggtcctacaggccctagttgtcacaccttgactactgttcagtcctgtggtcaggtgccacaaaaaaggacttaggaaaattggctcagaacagggcagcgcggctggtccttggatgtacacagagagctaatattaataatatgcatgttttaaatgttttttttattccacctttatttaaccaggtaggacagttgagaacaagttctcatttacatctgcgacctggccaagataaagcaaagcagtgcaacacaaacaacaacacagagttacacatggaataaacaaacataacagtcaataacacaatagaaaaagtatatgtacagtgtgtgcaaattaggtaagataagggaggtaaaacaataaataggccatagcggCAAAATAATGACttaatgtcaatctctcctggctgaaagtggaggagagattgacttcatcactacttttatttaagagaggttgaatgcaccgagctgtctgtctaaact includes the following:
- the LOC139422580 gene encoding sterile alpha motif domain-containing protein 9-like; this translates as MLNPLLHPHKSKDNVESTSETSENEQTDGSSCSLSNFCAFDEHDKDFRYVKHRVLPPETGTENMIVPCHEYKSLEIAHKLKPLKLRVKVASEVIRFACGCMNMRTNGTIHFGVMDKIKGSYKHGEIIGIPVENQSDFVDALDYIENCFKDLNHHSDARKCIRNPTFIEVIDKGSSGGNWIIEFDVVPKARVVKDQLYSVTIPKFSEKTNKVIYEEKAPYHRVGANTPCIPGEDLVRFIQGLKEKDLQREEAESSTSQTAVDTREDLGRKLSILLTCGKKYMDDTLSFIIVTNKFQEEHLKTINFLVHMKIFGVFDFDPDSKTSGLCGQYREHHAANLHFLHDFAIDPGLSTTDFKKSLQLFDRTSWIFCNGRNHYLGGEDPCDEKTWIRTKKKLLKRTVSVICNEILPKGSFVVLFLLMSQVEQPLVDTFHEFYAEMNGHEDLAVISESKENYNKWSSLAQASCDLESLEQISIVGMPMSHVDATIQSIQLSNKQLSRRLPVFNKGLCFLKPIDEDTMLSLDIVSTDQCEETNLDVMGNDQVSNIEKYFYQGGKISWMHLWLAEKVKCEEVIQRDAYKETTKILEAILQDDTTKRSIQSVNICHQPGSGGSTVAHQILWNCRTKLRCAVVKQSYLIQTVCQHSVRLREYEEKDKNRCLPVLLLLDDCNAEYIDEFRHELHNGITTMKINSSVLCFILLVCKRCHNPEKMSRTMPSQTVAVTHKLSSQEKILFKKKRQELIFEPESILAFVLMSEEYQKSYIEDFVKNLLEDIDHSSLTTRLIRFVALLNCYVANSSISVSHCEASLGLGIQMDRFRYHTFVNSLSEQAKLVFIHLRESTTQISSIRIHPLVAKEILKQLSAIQPQSCIAKALLLDKVLMDHRFGRDEFLKFIRDLLIRRNKISRGDPDDSSFSPLIEHVCTEKDGLQKAIKLLEVAYTYFGKNAFVAQQLARLLYTNKLFIEAQHWAEEAKAQLPHDTFILDTEGQVYKKWFYEQHDALEKAELRPEEVSEAIGTALKGIAAFRASEKAPKSETVSLNSSYFGEVDVGCRLLQLISSVNVFSTEEGKSELMRYLLSDNIPDAVKKPWMKFHGQLKGMQKSIYIALECISEDLSYYRTHISEEEEELDTREPEQVSNPRKWLTRKSAVYAGFFCNVVSHLDSPVSDCSDTGMVSPLKRKMNIYQLGGGNVTTILSLLSDQKNERCGKKLEEIIAMYPENPQRNDLDQTELINFIFSQIALACVLPGSSKLVALTKLQDLSMRFYREGSRSASAFFLLSILFWPEDPNDNRWKEASSAKYEKVLISAIDDLQRLCMLKTKPRKGRIVTHFFFGKARGLYKIVHRSAIEKHIKGTLTERRLKWRGGEVWTTPEVVRMLKRVEGWTENGQLFVRGTTKGSKIRVIPLYSASSRAPGSPSLRTPATIITHTCLPPRHAPGPERGFE